The window CCGAGGGGGCACTAGAttgctggtgctgcgaccactgAGCAAGCTGCCATGTGCTAGTGATCCCCTAATAATGCCATTGCTCTGGGGACCTTGTCATCATGTGTCTCTGGATGGTATTATCAAAGCATGACGTGTGTGTAGCCATATCCCCTTGTGCTATGATCCCACCTGATCTCAGCTTCACAAGGGACAGGCTTGGATGGGAGACCCAGGGACCCTATGGGTATGTGGGCAGTGAGGCTGGTAGTACAGTAAATACTCCCCTTCCCTATCTATCTAGTCACAGAAGTGTGGCTTTCAATGGAGCAGGaccatcatctcatctgacctcctgcatagcccaAACCAGGGACATTTATCccgtaattcctgcatcaagcccataacttcggTCTGAGCCAGAGCCTCTCTCTCCGAAAGGCATCCAGGTTTAGCCCAGTGATATACAGCCCTATCACAGGGCGGCCGCACACTGCAGCCTCTGAATACCATGCACACACAGTAGTGAGGTCCCTACGTGGGGTCTCTGGCTCATCTCTCTTCTAGGATTATAGGAACCCCACTCGGGATAAGGATTTCTGTGTTTGTTATTGGTGGGGGATAAGATGGAGCATTATGTTGATGGTGCCGGGGTAATTCTTATGGTAGAAAGGCCTTTTTGAAGAGACATGTTctgcataaaaacataagaagggccatattgggtcagaccaatggttcatctagccccgtatcctgtcttctgacagcggccagtgccaggtgcttcagatggaatgaacagagcagtgcaattttgagtgatcccctgtcatccactcccatcttctggcagtcagatgttgagggacacccagagcatgaggtagcatccctgaccatctaggctaatagccattgatggacctttctgCCACggacttatctaatttttttttgaacacacttatacttttggccttcacgacatcctctggcagtgagttccacggattgactgtgtgttgtgtgaggcACTTCCTTATGTTAGGCCATATCTACAttagcacttatgtcagcaaatcttttgtcattcagggttgtgaaaaaacacccccctgagtgacatacatTTTGCTGGCATATGTGCTCGTGTGCACAGCACTATCTcagcgggagacgctctcccaccgacatagctactgctgctcgttGAGCTGGCTTTattatgtcagcgggagagctctctcctatcagCATAATGTAGCTATGCATCTCACAGCAatctcacagctgtgctgctgtaagcaagtgtagacatggccatggctggaaacctgatgcctattaatgtCACTGGGTGACTCCTCATTCTTGTGTTGTGTGCAGGGGTAACTAACGGTCTCCacaccagtcctgattttatagctTTCCATCATATATccacttagtcgtctcttttctaagatgagcaGTCTCAGTTTTTTTAATCCTCATACAGCAGCCGTTCcagacccctcatcatttttgttgccctctctgtaccttttccaattctaatatagctTTTTTGACCAGAACTTCCTTCAGTATTCAAGGAGTGGccataccatggatttctatagtggcattataatgttttctgtctcattatctatccctctCCCAATGGTTCTGTTCatgtttttgactgccactgcactctGAGTGGACGTTTTcatagaactatccacaatgactccaagatcatagaatcatagactttaaggtcagaagggaccatttacccctttttccagaccatttatgactatgttgaacagcactcgccctggtacagacccctgggggatacTACTATTGACCTCTCTGTGCTGCAGTTCCCGAGGGCAAAGGCGAGAAAAGCCAGCTTTTGAAATAAGGACGAGGGTTAACATTGTACAGCTGTCACTTGCTGTAACTGTTAAATGCTGGTCCACCCAATGTAGGTGTACAGTTCCATTTCTTGAtgtttgtacatttcagttattcttaaaattaaaaagtttctgtaAGCGTAGGGGCTCTCTGACAGTGTGTTTGCAAACTGGTGATCAGAAGAGAATGGGTTAACGCTGCTGTTTGTCCGGTGTCAGAGGGTGTCTTCTGTTTTCAATAGAGTGGTTTGTAGATTGTTGGGATAGAAAAGACTAAGgaagttgtcccatggaattgtgggatacttccaATGGACTCCTGGGACATGAGGTAAGCAGAGCTGcggctacactgcaaagaaatagGGCTCAAatcctgggtcccagcttgactcgAGCTcggaccctccagccctgcagggtcctgggaccctgggtcgaAGCCATGAGTTGGCACAATTAAAGTGTAAATGCAATGGGGGATTATCCCTGAGCCTGGGCTTGAGCCCGGGTTTatgttccagtgtagacatactctcagtcaCATTAGTGAGTATTAGGCTGTATATTGAGGCACTGAGGACTCTGTACTTGTGCTAGAGCTGAGGGAGGACAGTGTTTGTGACTCCCCACAGGGGCCCCTGAATGGTCCTTTTCACTGCCTGAGGACTCGTCTCTGCCCAGATTCAGTTGTTGGTTTTTAGCTGAGTGCAGTGTTTCTGCCTGGCACTAACTCCTGCCTCCTCAGGGCTTGTGGGAGGGAACCAAGGGGTCTTGGCCTAGTAGGAGTCAAGCAGGGTATTCTTAGGAATGTAAGTTGGGATTGGGGATCCACTTAACGAACCTGGGGTTCTCCCACCAGCACTTAGTTCCCAGGGCCAGGCTCAATCCAGTTCCCAGGGCCAGGCTGTatctgtgagctcaatccttgagggggccacttaaggatctggggcaaaaatcagtacttggtcctgctagtgaaggcagggggctagactcaatgatctttcaaggtcccttccagttctaggagataggtatatctccaattataaaacCACAACACTTCCTGACCCATCCAGTGATGGGAACTTCTTCCTTCACTAAGCACAAGATACATGCAGGAATGAGTATGTTACTTTCTCCATAAGCAGAACTGATTAGAGAGCTGTCCCAGAGGCCCTTCCCCCTCCGCAGAGAGTCAAGAACATTCTAGACATGAAAATATTTGGAATAATCTATATTTTAGAACAATGTATAAGGATTCCGCCTGGACAGAAATACCCTCCCTCCCCGATGGTAGGCAGCTCTCCTGAGCCCCCATTCTCAAGGCACATCAATTGTCCCAACCTGGATTGACAGGAGTGTCCCATCATGTTACCATCCATCAAAAATTAAACATGCGGTTGGATGGACAGTAGAAAACCAGTGGGGACAATAATGATGTCAGGAAAGACAGTTTCTGAGTGCCTCGGGTTACTCTCATGTGTGTTACAGGCAGAGCATTTCCACTTCCAAAAGGCCTCATTTTCCTAGCTCTGGTTTCTGTGTGATAAACACATGAGGAGGATCTGGCCTGGCGCTATTTCCATTTGTctggcctaaatcctgtgggaaTAGCTGATGATATTCATTATAGTTAAAATGGAGTCCTGCATCTCATAGGCAGCTATGAGGGCTAGAGAAGGGAGAACCTGCCCAGGGAGGATTAATGGAGTTTTGTTCACCTCAACAGAGGCTTGGAAAGTGACTCTTAAATCCACTGAGCAGGAGTCTGCTCAGATACTGGTGTGCAGCCCTGAGGGGTGGCAGAGAGACAAAGGCTTTCTCATACCTTCTAATTCCAGCTTTGGTTTCACCCCTTTCCATATCCATTGTGAGCTCTGCTGAGACACCCTGTGCAAATACCAATATTAACGAATAATAATAACAAGGGCTAGTGCAATGGGCCTTGTACACAATCAGTATTACCACAATTTCCAAATGGCACGTTTTAATCATTTCGTTTTTCATTACTTTTCTGATTGTGCATACTGTGCACTATACAGTTTCTCTCTTAAAATGACAAGGAGTCCGGAGGCACCTTAAagagtaacagatttatttgggcataagtgtTCATGgataaaaacccacttcttcagatgcatggagtgaaaatctgttatagaatgtccagaaAGCTTAAAATGGTCTTTAACAGTGTCACAAAACAGACATGAAGGTGAGGAAGACACAAAAAACAGGTGATCAAAAAGTTTGAGACAAGGTGACATTACAAGTGGAAGAAGGAGACTGTCAGGACATTGTTAAGAATTTTTAAAACAGCTTCTGAGTAACTTGCAGGGCTGagattcacttaaaaaaaacacccttgaGCAATGTAGGGTGATGTTTTTTAGCCTTCCTCTCACAACACAGCCGAGTTAAGTTTTTCTGTAACTGCTCAAGTAAAGTCACAAGCTATGGTGGAAAAATACAATATACATCCAGGGGGAATTCTGCTCTTGAACACAGATGCTAGTTGGAGTCAGCAGCCACTACACTTGGGCAGCCGTTCAAGGCtaacagatagatagatatgcaGATTGATGCTAGATGGTTGGAAggagggatgggtggagggatggagggatagaTTTATGTGTAGAACTTGGCCTCTGAGGTGGGAACAGTCTTATACTGGGTGCTGTTGGGAAAAGGAGCATTGTTGATTTTCAGTGTTAAATATGAGCCAGTGGTATGGGTAAAATAAGCAACGATCTAAACTTTCATCCCCCAGCTGAGGTCAGAATTAACTTCTGCTAAAAATAATTACTTGTGTTCGTGGCGATTCTGTTCTTCCAGGTCTTGGCCAGGATTGTCAACCTAGCTGGAAAGAAGGAAGCACCAGAACTTTCATAAGAGAGCATCTTCTTGTGGGATTTCTAGCCTGAGGGTCTCCAAGGTTCCTTTTAGATCAGAATCAGAAGCTCTGGGTGCCTATCTGAGCCTTCTGCATCTCACTCATCGTGGTTCAGCATCCAACGCTAGTGGGGGTAAAAGCCCATCCTGGATCTCTTTGGATAGAATGGCCTCAACACTTGGCCCCTGATCTGCTTGGTCTTCATGCCATATATGATGGGGTTCAGCATGGGTGGCGCCAAGAGGTAGAGGTCTGCCAGCAGGATGTGGATGTGCACGGGGATGTTCTGGCCCCAGTGCTGCATGTAGGAGAACAGCACCGGGGTGTAGATAACCAGGATGACGCACACATGGGAGCCGCAGGTGCTGAAGGATTTCAGGCACGCGTCCCTGGAGGAAAGACTGAGGACAGCCCGGAGGATCAGGATGTAGGAGATGGCGATGAAGATGGAGTCTGAGCCCACCACAAAGGTTGCGGCCATTATCCCGTAGACATAGTTGGGCGTGATGTCCCCATAGGCCAGCTTCAACACAGCCATGTGCTCACAGTAGGAATGGGAGATGACCCTGGGCCTGCAGTACGGCAGTCGACTGACCAGGCACATCAAGGGGGTCAACAGGTCGATGCCCCGCACAAAGACAGCCAACCAGATCTTGGTGATGATGGCGTTGATAAAGATGGTGGTATAACGCAATGGCTTGCAGATGGCGACGTAGCGGTCGAAGGCCATGGCCAGCAGCACCCCCGACTCCATGGCAGAGAAGCTgtggatgaagaacatctggacCATGCAACACTCGAAGCCGATTTCATGGGAGcggaaccagaagatgctcaggaTCTTGGGCATGGTGGAGGTGGTGAGCACCAGGTCAATgcctgccagcatgcagaggaagtAGTACATGGGCAAGTGCAGGCTCGGCTCCGTTGTGATCACAAAGAGGAGGGTGAAGTTCCCCAGCAGGGCCACAATGTACATGGCACAGAACGGGAAGGCGATCCAGAAGTGGGTGGCCTCCAGCCCGGGAATGCCCATTAGgaggaaggtggaggggttggagtGATTGTAGCATGACATGGCGCACGACTGGTTTCTAGGACCATTTCAGAGGCTGGAATTGAAACCACATGGAAGGTTAGTGTCGGCAATGAAAACGCTTTGTCGCTGCAGGTTGCTCCTATCTGGACCCCAGTGCATGCAGAATGCCCCTGTTTGCCTTCTCCCATACAGAGAATTGCAGCCCCATCACTCCGGCCTCCACCAGCTCCTGGGCCTCCCCGGTTTCATTCACCACAGGAACCAGTTCAAAATGGCCGTCTTTTCTACAGTTTTCCCAGGATTTGCTCAAGCTGCGCACAAGGACCTTTTCTCTATACTCTTATCACTGCTGCTTCCCCTCGGAGCTGGACCACAGCTGTATctccagtttcagttttggggacCTGGAAGGACAAATAGCCCAATATCTGAATGGCTTTAGTCAACATCCCAGAAGAGTTTAAATGAAAGAGAAATGGAAGGTTCAGTAGAACCCTGAGATGGGGTCACAAAGGTCTTGATTCACCTCTATGCCTCAGAAGGGTGTAAAGAGCATCTCCttctggggaggggcaggtgatGGCTGAGCCTTGTGGGAACACTGAATCAGCACTCTCCCCAGGCCTCATCCATCACTTTTGGGGCAGCGTTAGTTGTGGGGCTGCCCCATGGAAGAGGTAGGATTTCATGCACCCTGGTCTGTAGCAGCCATCTTCTGGATGGACTTCGTATTTGTAGGGGACTTTCATCCTGCATTATGCGATGGAAACCTGTGTCTCCTGGGAGTTAACGGAGGTCAGTGTGTGTAGATGACAATTgtaataaaagacggttactcaccgttgtaactgttgttcttcgagatgtgttgctcatatccattccaggtaggtgtacgcgccgcgggtgcacgtttgccggaaactttttaccctagcaactccagtgggccggcaggtcgccccctagagtgacgccactatggcactagatatatacccctgccggcccgcccgctcctcagttccttcttgcaggctactccgacagtggggaaggagggcgggtgtggaatggatatgagcaacacatctcgaagaacaacagttacaacggtgagtaaccgtcttttcttcttcgagtgattgctcatatccattccaggtaggtgattcccaagccttacctaggcggtggggtcggagtgagaggtcgcggcctggagcactgcagagccaaaggccacaTCATCTCTGGATTGCTGAACCAGgccgtaatgggaagcgaatgtgtggaccgatgaccaggttgccgccctacaaatctctaggattggcacgcgggcaaggaaagccagcgatgatgcctgtgctctggtggagtgagcagtcacacggcccatcggaacgtgggccaggtcgtagcaggtcctgatgcaggaggtaacccaggaagatatcctctgtgaggaaatcggtagccccttgacccggtccgctaccgccacgaataactggggggacttgcggaatggtttggtcctgtccacataaaacgctagcgcccgacggacatctagcgagtggagctgttgctccctgcgggacgaatggggctttgggaaaaagacggggaggaagatctcttggttaatgtggaaagctgagaccaccttgggaagaaaggcagggtgtggcctcagctgcaccttgtctttatggaagacggtatacggggggtctactgtgagggcccgtagcTCTGACACCCGTCTAGTtgaggtaatggccactaggaaggcggtcttccacgagaggtagagcagggagcaagtagctaatggctcgaatggaggacccatgagccgagttaggaccaggttgaggtcccatgaagaggcaggagggcggatctgtggatagagacgctccagccccttcaggaatctcgccaccatagggtgggagaagacggaacatgcgtccactccaggatgaaacgcggagatggccgctaggtggacccggagggacgacaacgccagaccctgagTCTTGAGGGACCAGAAgtagtccagaatagtggtgatgggagtctccatagggcgaagacctttctccgaacaccaacaggagaaacgcttccacttagctgagtaagtagccctggtggaaggctttctactgcccaggagaacctcccgaaccggggtagagcagcgtaactcagagcctgtcaaccacgcaggagccatgccgtaaggtgcagagatggaaggtccgggtgacagagcctgccgtggtcctgggtgatcaggtccagatgtaggggcagggcaactgggttgtctactgagaggtccagcaacatggggtaccaatgctgtctggcccatgctggaggtatgagaatcacccgagctctgtctctgcgcaccttgaggagaaccctgtgtatcagcggaacgaGAGGTAATGAGTAAAACAGATGGGttgcccatgggatcaggaatgcatctgctagagaccctggctcccgaccttggaaggagcagaatgctcgacacttcctgttctccctggacgcaaagaggtccatccggggatgaccccacctctggaagagtgagagggcgacgtctggatggagggaccactcgtgcgagcggaaggatctgctcagtcgatccgctaaagtgttccgcactcccgggagataggaggtggaaaggtgaacggcatgggctatgcaaaactcccagagacgcatcgcctcGACACATAGGgaagaggacctggtgccgccctgcttgttgatgtaaaacatggtcgtcgtgttgtcggtgaacaccgcaacacaacgaccttgaaggagatggacaaacgcttgacaagcaagacggaccgcccTCAACTCTcgtacgttgatgtggaggtccatctCCTGcggggtccacaagccctgagttctctgggcgccgcagtgtgccccccagcccagatctgaggcatccgtagtcagggatgccgagggctggggcggatgaaacgggagccctgcacagactacggactggtccagccaccactgaagggagtccagtaccctctgaggaacggtgacgactgtgtccaacgaatgcctggccggccggtactgcgcgataagccaagattgaagaggcctcatgcggagtcgggcatatgccgtcacgaacgtacaggccgccatatggcccaggagggccagacatgttcgtagagaggtcatcggggccgcctgcaagcgcagaatggtggccgacagcgactggaacctgggcaagggtagcaaggccctggccagggtagagtccagaacggccccaatgaactctatcctctgcgtggggagcagagtagacttgtccacgttgatgaCGAGGCCCAAAggagcaaagaggctgctgatcctgtggacgtggtcgcggacctgcagctccgatgtgccccggatcagccagtcgtccagataggggaacacgtgaatgcggcaacgtcaaaggtgtgcgacgacgactgccatgcatttcgtaaacaccctcggggccgtagagaggctaaatgggaggaccgcaaattgataatgttggcggtcgaccacaaagcggaggaaacgtctgtgctggggggaaatggagatgtggaagtaagcatcctgcatgtcgagggcggcgtaccagtctccgggatccagggatgggatgatggttccaagggataccatacggaacttcaacttcaccatatacttgttgagttcccgcaggtcgaggatgggcctgaggccgcccttggacttggggcttagaaagtaacgggaataaaaccccttgcccttctcgctctctggaacctcctctatggctcccttgacgaggagcgtgtgcacctcctgacggaggaattgctcgtgagaggggtccctgaagagggacgaggatggagggtgggggtggggggttgaagaaaactgcaggcgataaccggcctgcaccgtacgcaagacccaacggtccgatgttattcgggtccacgccgggaggaaaaaaggaagacggttggaaaactgcggggaaggatccggaggggaaactggtactgcgcccttgggcgcaccttcaaaatgaaggcttaggccccggaggggccttggcggagctttggttctgccccgtttggccaccggactgtctgcgtcggttgttcctgccgcggcgcctagcgaggtcctgccgcggacggaactgaggatacggccgacgctgctgctgttggttctgctgccggaatggcctgcgctgtgtcgcaggcgtatgcagcCCCAGCGATCGTATTATGACACTATTAtccttaaggtcctttagtctggggtctgttttagcggaaaacaggccctggccttcaaaggggaggtcctggatagtatgttggagctccggtggaaggccagagacctgcagccaggaaattcggcacatcgtgagccccgaggccagggtccgagcggccgagtcggcAGCATCTAAAGAGGCTTGTAGCGATGTCctcgctactttcttgccctcgtccaggatggtggtaaactcctggcAGGCGTCCTGTGGCAAGAGCTCTGCGaacttccccgccgctacccacgagttgaaggagtagcggctaaggagggcctcctgattggagaccctgagctgtagcgcccccgccgaatagaccttgcggcccaggaggtccattcgcctcgcctccttcgacttgggcgctggggcctcttgaccatggtgctccctgtcgttcaccgactggaccaccagTGAGCAGGGTGTctggtgaacgtacaggtattcatagcccttcgagggggccatgtacttcctttccacccctcgagcggtcggagggatggaggccggtgactgccagatattagctgcgttggcctggattgtttttataaagggcagggccactctggtaggcgcatcggcggagaggatgctcaccaccgggtcctcgatttcagagacctcctctgcttgcaaGTCTAGGTTCTGTGCCAcacgtcggaggaggtcctggtgtgccctaagatctagcgggggagggctggaggacgaggtacccaccactgcctcatccggtgAAG of the Gopherus flavomarginatus isolate rGopFla2 chromosome 1, rGopFla2.mat.asm, whole genome shotgun sequence genome contains:
- the LOC127044011 gene encoding olfactory receptor 52K1-like, giving the protein MSCYNHSNPSTFLLMGIPGLEATHFWIAFPFCAMYIVALLGNFTLLFVITTEPSLHLPMYYFLCMLAGIDLVLTTSTMPKILSIFWFRSHEIGFECCMVQMFFIHSFSAMESGVLLAMAFDRYVAICKPLRYTTIFINAIITKIWLAVFVRGIDLLTPLMCLVSRLPYCRPRVISHSYCEHMAVLKLAYGDITPNYVYGIMAATFVVGSDSIFIAISYILILRAVLSLSSRDACLKSFSTCGSHVCVILVIYTPVLFSYMQHWGQNIPVHIHILLADLYLLAPPMLNPIIYGMKTKQIRGQVLRPFYPKRSRMGFYPH